The Mycetohabitans endofungorum genome contains a region encoding:
- the iscX gene encoding Fe-S cluster assembly protein IscX, with product MKWTDTNDIAMALTDAHPDVDPQYVRFTDLHRWVTELDGFDDDPERSSEKILEAIQTAWIEDADY from the coding sequence AATGGACCGACACGAACGACATCGCGATGGCACTGACCGATGCCCATCCCGACGTTGACCCTCAATACGTGCGTTTCACCGACCTGCATCGATGGGTGACGGAACTGGACGGCTTTGACGACGACCCGGAGCGCTCGAGTGAAAAGATTCTCGAGGCGATCCAGACTGCGTGGATCGAAGACGCCGACTACTAA
- a CDS encoding glycine zipper 2TM domain-containing protein, which translates to MESPRKLHPLVAAAAVGVIIASLAATAAVTEWLPNASSSSSARSDAASITQTAQQLVMDAAASTAAVQSSATPPQAPSSAQQAASVASYAPRARQSSGAAMPAPPAGYAQHGAGPRTEPQYAPPRAAACASCGTVESVVPVRREGHSTGLGAVGGAVAGGVIGNQFGGGGGRTAMTLLGALGGGLAGNSVEKHMRSETDYRVHVRMQNGKLRYFTYRQPPSFQPGERVQIENGALTHAG; encoded by the coding sequence ATGGAAAGCCCACGCAAACTTCACCCGTTGGTCGCGGCCGCCGCGGTCGGGGTCATCATTGCCAGCCTGGCCGCGACCGCGGCCGTCACGGAGTGGCTGCCCAATGCATCCAGCAGCAGTAGCGCGCGCAGCGATGCCGCGTCTATTACCCAAACCGCACAGCAACTGGTCATGGATGCCGCCGCATCGACTGCTGCGGTGCAATCGAGCGCTACGCCGCCCCAGGCGCCATCATCCGCACAACAAGCGGCGTCTGTCGCATCGTATGCGCCACGTGCGCGGCAATCGAGCGGTGCAGCCATGCCCGCGCCGCCCGCCGGCTACGCGCAACATGGCGCTGGGCCCCGCACCGAGCCACAATATGCACCGCCCCGTGCGGCAGCGTGCGCATCATGTGGCACCGTGGAGTCGGTCGTTCCCGTTCGGCGCGAAGGCCATAGCACAGGACTCGGCGCGGTCGGCGGTGCGGTAGCAGGCGGCGTGATTGGCAATCAGTTCGGCGGCGGCGGTGGACGTACCGCGATGACGCTGCTCGGCGCACTCGGCGGTGGACTGGCCGGCAACTCGGTCGAGAAACATATGCGCAGCGAAACGGACTATCGGGTCCACGTACGGATGCAGAACGGCAAGCTGCGCTACTTCACGTACCGGCAGCCCCCCTCCTTCCAGCCCGGCGAGCGCGTACAAATTGAAAACGGCGCGCTAACGCACGCCGGTTGA
- the lysS gene encoding lysine--tRNA ligase, with protein sequence MTDKNPHATQAGIDSDDNAIIAERRDKLRALREQGIAYPNDFRPENSAANLHARFADTDKDALETHALNVSIAGRMMLKRMMGKASFATVQDGTGQIQFFITPADVGADVYEAFKKWDLGDIIAARGVLFRTNKGELSVRCTELRLLSKAIRPLPDKFHGLSDQETRYRQRYVDLIVTPEARQTFQARTRAIASIRQFMTNAGFMEVETPMLHPIPGGAAAKPFITHHNALDMQMFLRIAPELYLKRLIVGGLDRVFEINRNFRNEGISPRHNPEFTMMEFYAAYTDYRWLMDFTEQLIRQAALDARGTTTIHYQGRELDLSQPFHRLTITGAIQKYAPQYSDAQLADSDWLRAELRRLGVDTHNAPLRNAGVGALQLALFEETAEAQLWEPTYIVDYPVEVSPLARASDMVPGITERFELFITGREMANGFSELNDPEDQAARFRKQVEQKDAGDEEAMYYDADYIRALEYGMPPTGGCGIGIDRLVMLLTDSPSIRDVILFPHLRRED encoded by the coding sequence ATGACCGACAAGAATCCCCATGCCACGCAGGCCGGCATCGACAGCGACGACAACGCGATCATCGCGGAGCGCCGCGACAAGCTGCGGGCGCTGCGCGAGCAAGGTATCGCGTATCCGAACGACTTCCGTCCGGAAAACAGCGCGGCGAATTTACACGCTCGCTTTGCCGACACTGACAAGGACGCCCTCGAGACGCATGCGCTCAACGTATCGATTGCCGGCCGGATGATGCTCAAGCGCATGATGGGCAAGGCAAGCTTCGCGACCGTGCAAGACGGCACCGGTCAAATCCAGTTCTTCATCACGCCGGCTGACGTCGGTGCCGATGTCTACGAGGCATTCAAGAAATGGGACCTGGGCGACATCATCGCGGCGCGCGGCGTGCTGTTCCGGACCAATAAGGGCGAGCTATCGGTACGCTGCACCGAGCTGCGGCTGCTGTCCAAAGCCATCCGACCGCTACCGGACAAGTTTCATGGGTTGTCCGATCAGGAAACGCGCTACCGGCAGCGCTACGTGGATCTGATCGTCACGCCCGAAGCACGCCAGACGTTCCAGGCGCGTACGCGCGCGATCGCATCGATCCGCCAGTTCATGACGAATGCGGGTTTTATGGAAGTGGAGACGCCGATGCTGCACCCGATCCCGGGCGGCGCGGCGGCCAAGCCGTTCATCACGCACCACAATGCGCTGGACATGCAGATGTTCCTGCGCATCGCGCCGGAGCTGTACCTGAAACGGCTGATCGTCGGCGGATTGGACCGCGTATTCGAAATCAACCGGAATTTCCGCAACGAAGGGATCTCGCCGCGGCACAATCCGGAATTCACGATGATGGAGTTCTACGCCGCGTACACCGACTACCGCTGGCTGATGGACTTCACTGAGCAGTTGATCCGGCAAGCGGCGCTGGACGCGCGGGGGACGACGACGATCCACTATCAAGGGCGCGAACTGGACTTGAGTCAGCCCTTTCACCGCTTAACGATCACCGGCGCGATCCAGAAGTATGCGCCGCAATACAGCGACGCACAGCTTGCTGACAGCGACTGGCTGCGTGCCGAATTGCGCCGGCTCGGCGTCGATACCCACAATGCGCCGTTGCGCAACGCCGGCGTGGGTGCGCTGCAGCTTGCGCTGTTCGAGGAAACCGCTGAAGCGCAGTTGTGGGAGCCGACCTATATCGTCGACTATCCGGTGGAAGTGTCGCCGCTCGCGCGGGCGTCGGACATGGTTCCCGGCATTACCGAGCGCTTCGAGTTGTTCATTACCGGACGCGAGATGGCAAACGGCTTCTCGGAACTGAACGATCCGGAGGACCAAGCGGCGCGCTTTCGCAAACAGGTCGAGCAGAAAGATGCCGGCGACGAGGAAGCGATGTACTACGACGCCGACTACATCCGCGCGCTCGAATACGGCATGCCGCCGACCGGTGGATGCGGTATCGGCATCGACCGGCTCGTGATGTTGCTGACCGACAGCCCGAGCATCCGTGACGTGATTCTATTCCCGCACCTGCGGCGCGAGGATTGA
- the prfB gene encoding peptide chain release factor 2 (programmed frameshift), whose amino-acid sequence MEAERLNAIEATLADLRKRAAELRGIFDFDAKQTRLTEVNTALEDPNVWSDAKQAQALGREKKLLDAVVQMLSALSGDLTDTQELFELANEEQDDDTLLACERDVQALERRVADIEFRRMFNNPADPNNCFVDIQAGAGGTEAQDWASMLLRQYLRYCERKGFKAEVLEQSDGEVAGIKNATIKVEGEYAYGYLRTETGIHRLVRKSPFDSSGGRHTSFSSVFVYPEVDESIDIDVNPADLRIDTFRASGAGGQHINKTDSAVRITHLPSGIVVQCQNDRSQHRNRAEAMAMLKSRLYEVEMRKRQAEQDKLESSKTDVGWGHQIRSYVLDQSRVKDLRTNVEMSNTRAVLDGDLDDFISASLKQGV is encoded by the exons ATGGAAGCAGAACGTCTGAACGCGATCGAAGCGACCCTCGCCGACCTGCGCAAGCGCGCGGCAGAGCTACGG GGTATCTTTGACTTCGATGCGAAACAAACCCGCCTAACGGAAGTCAACACCGCGCTCGAGGACCCGAACGTCTGGAGCGACGCGAAGCAAGCGCAGGCGCTCGGTCGCGAGAAGAAGCTACTCGACGCGGTCGTGCAGATGCTCTCGGCGCTGAGCGGCGACCTGACGGATACGCAAGAGCTGTTCGAGCTGGCCAACGAGGAACAAGACGATGACACGCTACTGGCCTGCGAGCGCGACGTGCAGGCCCTGGAGCGCCGCGTGGCTGATATCGAGTTTCGCCGGATGTTCAACAATCCGGCCGACCCGAACAACTGCTTCGTCGACATCCAAGCTGGCGCCGGCGGCACCGAGGCACAGGACTGGGCGTCGATGCTATTGCGCCAGTATCTGCGCTACTGCGAGCGCAAGGGCTTCAAGGCCGAAGTGCTCGAGCAGTCCGATGGCGAAGTGGCGGGCATCAAGAATGCGACGATCAAGGTCGAAGGCGAGTATGCCTATGGCTACCTGCGCACCGAGACCGGCATCCACCGCCTGGTGCGTAAGTCGCCGTTCGATTCATCTGGCGGCCGCCATACGTCGTTCTCGTCGGTGTTCGTGTATCCGGAAGTGGATGAATCGATCGACATCGACGTCAACCCGGCCGACCTGCGCATCGACACGTTTCGCGCATCCGGGGCCGGCGGCCAACACATCAACAAGACCGACTCGGCGGTGCGCATCACGCATTTGCCGTCAGGCATCGTCGTGCAGTGCCAGAACGACCGCTCACAGCATCGAAACCGCGCCGAGGCGATGGCGATGCTCAAATCGAGGCTGTACGAGGTGGAGATGCGCAAACGCCAAGCTGAACAGGACAAGCTCGAATCGAGCAAGACCGACGTGGGCTGGGGCCACCAGATCCGCTCGTACGTGCTTGACCAGAGCCGCGTGAAAGACTTGCGCACAAACGTCGAAATGAGCAACACACGTGCGGTGCTCGACGGAGACCTTGACGATTTCATCAGCGCGAGCCTCAAGCAAGGCGTATAA